A genome region from Nocardiopsis exhalans includes the following:
- a CDS encoding sigma-70 family RNA polymerase sigma factor, producing the protein MTDRDLLYVLSSGRVPPADAYSKLLDAYGEELYRRCILVLRDRDAAHVVLRDTLIVARAHIGRLPDPELLGEWLHAVTEVECVRYRQLRAPWPGDCRPLSLPERTEMVRARVLNGMSGPELDGYRTHVAARADRFGDDGFPLRPETPRFPAGLSLVPLIVAVLCALLVLALAGYALVRDPVHELGTDDVLLSCADPQGVARA; encoded by the coding sequence ATGACGGACCGGGATCTTCTGTACGTGCTGAGCTCCGGCCGGGTCCCGCCGGCGGACGCCTACAGCAAGCTCCTCGACGCCTATGGAGAGGAGCTGTACCGGCGTTGCATCCTGGTCCTGCGGGACAGGGACGCCGCGCACGTCGTCCTCAGAGACACGCTGATCGTCGCCCGCGCGCACATCGGCCGACTGCCGGACCCCGAGCTCCTGGGGGAGTGGCTGCACGCGGTGACGGAGGTCGAGTGCGTGCGGTACCGGCAGCTCCGCGCGCCCTGGCCCGGCGACTGTCGGCCCCTGTCCCTGCCGGAGCGGACGGAGATGGTCCGGGCCAGGGTCCTCAACGGGATGAGCGGCCCCGAACTGGACGGCTACCGCACCCACGTCGCGGCCCGGGCCGACCGCTTCGGCGATGACGGCTTCCCGCTGCGGCCCGAAACTCCGCGGTTCCCGGCCGGGCTGTCCCTGGTGCCGCTGATCGTCGCTGTGCTGTGCGCGCTGCTGGTGCTCGCGCTGGCCGGTTACGCGCTGGTCCGCGACCCCGTCCACGAACTGGGCACGGACGACGTGCTCCTGAGCTGTGCAGACCCGCAGGGAGTGGCTCGGGCATGA
- a CDS encoding exonuclease domain-containing protein has translation MRNRFPGTCVTCSVRVESGAGFVVKESGRWRTHCADHEPRPAPPARGGHTGWHTTDLAGFDTETSSPDPATAFLVSAAVVDLDGGRRTWLVDPGEKEIPAGAVAVHGISTERARAEGRPAAECLEEITAALAGHLDGGRGLVVFNAPYDLTLLDAERRRHGLGPLSKALGGPVEPVVDPLVIDRGLEPFRRGKRTLGALCEYYGVALTEAHTAGGDAAAALALAEEIGARHPEAAALTLPELHRRQVEWAGEFARRRQEWLDREKPDHGTVVDGTWP, from the coding sequence ATGCGCAACCGCTTCCCCGGCACCTGCGTCACCTGTTCGGTCCGGGTGGAGAGCGGGGCGGGTTTCGTCGTCAAGGAGAGCGGGCGCTGGCGCACCCACTGCGCCGACCACGAACCGCGCCCGGCCCCTCCCGCACGCGGCGGCCACACCGGCTGGCACACCACCGACCTCGCCGGGTTCGACACCGAGACCTCCTCCCCCGACCCGGCCACCGCCTTCCTGGTCTCGGCCGCCGTGGTGGACCTCGACGGCGGTCGGCGCACCTGGCTGGTCGACCCCGGTGAGAAGGAGATCCCCGCCGGAGCGGTGGCCGTCCACGGCATCAGCACCGAGCGGGCCCGCGCCGAGGGGCGTCCGGCCGCGGAGTGTCTTGAGGAGATCACCGCGGCCCTGGCCGGGCACCTGGACGGCGGCCGGGGGCTGGTGGTGTTCAACGCGCCCTACGACCTCACACTGTTGGACGCCGAACGGCGCAGGCACGGCCTGGGCCCGCTCTCCAAGGCTCTCGGCGGCCCCGTGGAGCCCGTCGTGGACCCGCTGGTGATCGACCGGGGCCTGGAGCCCTTCCGGCGCGGCAAGCGCACGCTGGGCGCCCTGTGCGAGTACTACGGGGTCGCGCTGACCGAAGCGCACACCGCTGGGGGCGACGCCGCGGCCGCGCTGGCCCTGGCCGAGGAGATCGGTGCCCGCCACCCCGAGGCGGCGGCGCTCACCCTGCCGGAACTGCACCGGCGGCAGGTGGAGTGGGCCGGGGAGTTCGCCCGCAGGCGCCAGGAGTGGCTGGACCGGGAGAAGCCGGACCACGGAACGGTGGTCGACGGCACCTGGCCCTGA
- a CDS encoding zinc-dependent metalloprotease, producing the protein MIDWDVAVNTGVRLVRPGPQVDLSDARQAVAQLRELSTVAAGHVREFTGMNPLEPSGPAVIVDRPGWIRANVDGFRVVLEPVLEQMGAERLNNSPAGNLTSAVGSRITGVQLGAVLSYLAGRVLGQYELFLPPDPDGSSPTGRLTLVAPNIVNTERELDVDPRDFRLWVCLHEETHRMQFTATPWLRQHVQELMQELLLSTEMDASDLIDRLRQAGEAVADAVRGGEGNLLTAFQTPEQGELMDRITAVMSLAEGHGDYVMDAVGPEVVPSVETIRARFQKRRQAPNPLDRVMRQLLGMDLKMKQYEEGAAFVRQVVAQVGMDDFNKVWTSRETLPTLAEIRSPSQWIERVVRPAAITE; encoded by the coding sequence GTGATCGACTGGGACGTAGCCGTCAACACCGGTGTCCGCCTCGTGCGCCCTGGGCCGCAGGTGGACCTGTCCGACGCACGGCAGGCCGTGGCGCAGTTGCGCGAGCTTTCCACCGTGGCGGCCGGGCATGTGCGCGAATTCACCGGAATGAACCCCCTCGAACCCTCCGGGCCCGCGGTCATTGTTGACCGCCCGGGATGGATTCGGGCCAACGTGGACGGGTTTCGGGTTGTTCTCGAACCCGTGCTGGAACAGATGGGTGCCGAGAGGCTGAACAACAGCCCGGCCGGGAACCTGACCTCCGCGGTCGGTTCGCGGATCACCGGGGTGCAGCTCGGAGCGGTCCTCTCCTACCTGGCCGGGCGGGTCCTCGGCCAGTACGAACTCTTCCTGCCACCGGACCCGGACGGCAGTTCGCCGACCGGTCGCCTGACCCTGGTGGCGCCCAACATCGTCAACACCGAACGTGAGCTGGATGTCGACCCGCGCGACTTCCGGCTGTGGGTCTGCCTGCACGAGGAGACCCACCGGATGCAGTTCACGGCCACGCCGTGGCTGCGCCAGCACGTCCAGGAGCTCATGCAGGAGCTCCTGCTGTCCACCGAGATGGACGCCTCCGACCTCATCGACCGGCTCCGGCAGGCGGGCGAGGCGGTGGCCGACGCGGTGCGGGGCGGCGAGGGCAACCTGCTCACCGCCTTCCAGACCCCGGAGCAGGGCGAGCTCATGGATCGCATTACCGCGGTGATGAGCCTGGCCGAGGGACACGGCGACTATGTGATGGACGCCGTCGGCCCCGAGGTCGTGCCCTCGGTGGAGACCATCCGCGCCCGTTTCCAGAAGCGGCGCCAGGCGCCCAACCCCCTCGACCGGGTCATGCGCCAGCTCCTGGGCATGGACCTCAAGATGAAGCAGTACGAGGAGGGTGCCGCCTTCGTGCGGCAGGTCGTCGCCCAGGTCGGGATGGACGACTTCAACAAGGTGTGGACCTCGCGCGAGACGCTGCCCACGCTGGCGGAGATCCGCAGCCCCTCGCAGTGGATCGAACGGGTCGTGCGGCCCGCCGCCATCACGGAGTGA
- a CDS encoding right-handed parallel beta-helix repeat-containing protein, translating to MYAVRVSKTAPHAYRSLREAVTDERLDGSEDLYVHIEPGEYEETRSIRVFRQLLVVPTEGPGTVRISAAGDDGLFHVRGALELYGLLVRSASAEPVVTASEAGRVKLADCVFDTASALRLGGRHSDDEVVNCRFENGGIVWHGGGGQLSDCHFERAVLHIQYGAEATVHSVEFTGYLAGGENPLPTLGIRGATAKVTDCVLTDAGPVGSSTAVNVSEKGRARFENLSFTSDRTAAISVVHEGTRAEFSGLLVEGRQDPEADGESSVSVYLGAEAFIGNARITGGRRNGLTLNSGARVILDGLTIEDVRVHGISVKESALNGRSLVFRGVGGNAVRGTDARLTLSDVEIGDQPPETEGAWCGLRAWQGSLEVDGLRVSGLTGAAVGAWGCRANLTGVTVENSRSGIGAEEDSTVRVDGFVCSRVEANMVTALSGSVVEVVDAKLTDNQGYGLAFADAGDLTLRSVSISGSGYNAVGVDNGGSLTLEDVDVRNSSSAGLMVADAESRATLRRSRITGNALAGVQAHPDAVVEMRDVVLRDNEGGDWVYSE from the coding sequence TTGTACGCCGTCCGTGTCTCGAAGACCGCCCCGCACGCCTACCGTTCGCTGCGGGAGGCGGTCACGGACGAACGCCTGGACGGCTCCGAGGACCTGTACGTCCACATCGAACCCGGTGAGTACGAGGAGACGCGGTCCATCCGGGTCTTCCGGCAGCTGCTGGTGGTACCGACCGAAGGGCCCGGCACGGTGCGGATCTCGGCCGCCGGGGACGACGGGCTCTTCCACGTGCGGGGTGCGTTGGAGCTGTACGGGCTGCTCGTCCGTTCGGCGTCGGCGGAGCCGGTGGTGACCGCGTCGGAAGCGGGGCGGGTCAAGCTGGCCGACTGCGTGTTCGACACGGCCTCCGCCCTGAGGCTGGGCGGACGCCACTCCGATGACGAGGTGGTGAACTGTCGGTTCGAGAACGGCGGGATCGTTTGGCACGGGGGCGGCGGACAGCTCAGCGACTGCCACTTCGAGCGGGCCGTGCTGCACATCCAGTACGGGGCCGAGGCCACCGTGCACTCCGTGGAGTTCACCGGGTACCTCGCGGGCGGGGAGAACCCCTTGCCCACGCTGGGCATCCGCGGGGCCACCGCGAAGGTCACCGACTGCGTGCTGACCGACGCGGGCCCGGTCGGCTCGAGCACGGCGGTCAACGTCAGCGAGAAGGGTCGGGCCCGGTTCGAGAACCTCTCGTTCACCAGCGACCGGACCGCCGCGATCAGCGTCGTGCACGAGGGCACCAGGGCCGAGTTCTCGGGGCTCCTGGTGGAAGGCCGACAGGACCCGGAGGCGGACGGGGAGAGCTCCGTCTCCGTCTACCTGGGCGCGGAGGCCTTCATCGGGAACGCCCGGATCACCGGGGGCAGGAGAAACGGCCTGACGTTGAACTCGGGTGCGAGGGTGATCCTCGACGGGCTGACGATCGAGGACGTCCGCGTGCACGGTATTTCAGTGAAGGAGAGCGCGCTCAACGGCCGGAGCCTCGTCTTCCGGGGAGTGGGCGGGAACGCGGTCCGCGGGACCGATGCGCGGCTGACCCTGTCCGACGTGGAGATCGGGGACCAGCCCCCGGAGACCGAAGGGGCCTGGTGCGGGTTGCGTGCGTGGCAGGGGAGCCTGGAGGTGGACGGACTCCGGGTGTCGGGGCTCACCGGGGCCGCGGTCGGAGCCTGGGGCTGCCGCGCCAACCTGACCGGGGTGACCGTCGAGAACAGCCGAAGTGGTATCGGCGCGGAGGAGGACAGTACGGTCCGGGTCGACGGGTTCGTGTGCTCCCGGGTCGAAGCGAACATGGTCACCGCGCTGTCCGGATCGGTCGTGGAGGTCGTGGACGCGAAGCTCACCGACAACCAGGGCTACGGTCTGGCGTTCGCCGACGCGGGAGATCTCACGCTGCGCTCGGTGTCGATCAGCGGATCCGGGTACAACGCGGTGGGGGTCGACAACGGCGGGTCGCTCACCCTGGAGGACGTCGACGTCCGGAACTCGTCCTCCGCCGGGCTCATGGTCGCCGACGCCGAGAGCCGGGCGACCCTGCGCCGCTCCCGGATCACCGGCAACGCGCTGGCGGGCGTCCAGGCGCACCCGGACGCGGTCGTGGAGATGCGCGACGTCGTCCTCCGGGACAACGAGGGCGGCGACTGGGTGTACTCCGAGTAG
- the dacB gene encoding D-alanyl-D-alanine carboxypeptidase/D-alanyl-D-alanine endopeptidase, whose protein sequence is MPRVRRVRGEAFLALALLNIFVLITGFVALDVIEARPLPAVPNPVTHADGVAAVAPAAPTPADPARIADILDDPMSSSGLEEGLSGYVVDGVTGETLFERDADTPVTPASTTKIATAVTVLDAVGPDHVLRTEAYFDPGANRVVLRGGGDATLTATADPAAYPQAATLSELAEDTAAALAGLGADAVSVGYDDSLFTGSETGPGWKPNYVTEGSTATIHALMVDSGRVDPDVSTRSPNPPLAAAEAFADQLERAGLTVEGSPAEAEASGDPVASVDSMPMSALVEFMMLASDNNMAESMSRIAALEFGEEPSFAGGAAATHRVMDDLGIEGVSLSDNSGLSTENRITPRALVQLVKAAADEPRFNAAVTGLPTANSTGTLAGRYSEFSSSHDAAGLVRGKTGTLDGVSTLAGTIHDREGNVFVFALMANSAGASGPQLDTLAAALSRCGCS, encoded by the coding sequence GTGCCCCGGGTGCGACGGGTACGAGGCGAGGCGTTCCTCGCGCTGGCCCTGCTCAACATATTCGTGCTGATCACCGGGTTCGTCGCCCTGGACGTGATCGAGGCACGACCGCTTCCGGCGGTGCCCAACCCCGTCACGCACGCCGACGGCGTGGCGGCGGTTGCACCCGCGGCCCCGACTCCGGCGGACCCGGCTCGGATCGCGGACATTCTTGATGATCCCATGTCATCCTCCGGGCTTGAGGAGGGCCTCTCCGGTTACGTGGTTGACGGCGTGACGGGAGAGACACTCTTCGAACGGGACGCGGACACCCCGGTGACCCCGGCGTCGACGACGAAGATCGCCACGGCGGTCACCGTTCTGGATGCCGTCGGCCCCGACCACGTGCTGCGGACCGAGGCCTATTTCGATCCCGGAGCGAACCGCGTGGTGCTGCGTGGTGGGGGCGACGCGACACTGACCGCCACCGCCGACCCCGCAGCTTACCCGCAGGCAGCGACCCTGTCGGAGCTCGCCGAGGACACCGCTGCCGCCCTCGCCGGCCTGGGGGCGGACGCGGTCTCGGTCGGCTACGACGACTCCCTGTTCACCGGATCGGAGACCGGACCCGGTTGGAAGCCCAACTACGTCACCGAGGGCAGCACGGCGACCATCCACGCGCTGATGGTCGACAGCGGCCGGGTGGACCCGGACGTGTCCACCCGCTCCCCGAACCCGCCCCTGGCCGCAGCGGAGGCCTTCGCCGACCAGTTGGAGCGGGCCGGGCTGACCGTCGAGGGCTCCCCGGCCGAGGCCGAGGCCTCGGGCGATCCCGTCGCCTCCGTGGACTCCATGCCGATGAGCGCCCTGGTCGAGTTCATGATGCTGGCCAGTGACAACAACATGGCCGAGTCCATGAGCCGGATCGCCGCCCTGGAATTTGGTGAGGAACCCTCCTTCGCGGGAGGCGCGGCCGCCACCCACCGGGTGATGGACGACCTGGGCATCGAGGGGGTCAGCCTGTCTGACAACAGTGGCCTGAGCACAGAGAACCGCATCACGCCGCGTGCCCTGGTCCAGCTGGTCAAGGCGGCCGCCGACGAGCCCCGGTTCAACGCGGCCGTCACCGGCCTGCCCACCGCCAACTCCACCGGCACCCTGGCCGGGCGCTACTCGGAGTTCTCCAGCTCCCACGACGCGGCGGGCCTGGTCCGCGGCAAGACCGGAACCCTGGACGGGGTGAGCACCCTGGCCGGGACCATCCACGACCGGGAGGGCAACGTGTTCGTGTTCGCCCTGATGGCCAACAGCGCCGGAGCCTCCGGCCCCCAACTCGACACGCTCGCCGCGGCCCTCAGCCGGTGCGGTTGCTCGTGA
- a CDS encoding inorganic diphosphatase, with protein sequence MEFDVTIEIPKGERNKYEVDHETGRIRLDRMLFTSTTYPADYGFVEGTLGEDGDPLDALVLLKAPTFPGCLIRARAIGMFRMRDEAGGDDKLLCVPATDPRQEHLRDIHHVNEFERLEIEHFFTVYKDLEPGKSVEGASWVGRHEAEQEIIASVKRAEEAGMHGDSSHIITNEDK encoded by the coding sequence ATGGAATTCGACGTTACGATCGAGATCCCCAAGGGGGAGCGCAACAAGTACGAGGTGGACCACGAGACCGGTCGTATCCGTCTCGACCGCATGCTGTTCACCTCCACGACCTACCCCGCCGACTACGGCTTCGTCGAGGGCACCCTCGGCGAGGACGGCGACCCCTTGGACGCTCTTGTCCTGCTCAAGGCCCCGACCTTCCCGGGCTGCCTGATCCGGGCACGCGCCATCGGCATGTTCCGCATGCGTGACGAGGCGGGCGGCGACGACAAGCTGCTGTGCGTTCCGGCGACGGACCCGCGCCAGGAGCACCTGCGTGACATTCACCACGTCAACGAGTTCGAGCGCCTCGAGATCGAACACTTCTTCACCGTGTACAAGGACCTTGAGCCCGGCAAGTCCGTCGAGGGCGCCAGCTGGGTCGGCCGCCACGAGGCCGAGCAGGAGATCATCGCCTCGGTGAAGCGCGCCGAGGAGGCCGGCATGCACGGCGACTCCTCGCACATCATCACCAACGAGGACAAGTAA
- the tilS gene encoding tRNA lysidine(34) synthetase TilS, producing the protein MSGPPPAVAAVRSSVRRVLSDLPRGTTALVACSGGADSLALAGAAAFEAPKLGITAGGVTVDHGLQEGSGDRAEKVAEVLRGLGLDPVRAVAVRVGGGGGPEAAARRARYDALDEALAEHAPAVVLLGHTLDDQAETVLLGLARGSGARSLAGMAPRTGDYLRPLLDLDRATVREACSLMGLSPWEDPHNRDPRFARSRVRHEALPALESTLGPGIAAALARTAALLRSDADTLDALADTLHEQAREGAADGSLAVAPLERAEPSLRTRVLRRAALEAGCPAGALSARHVRELDRLVTAWRGQAHIDLPAGIRGRRAAGRVRFER; encoded by the coding sequence GTGAGCGGTCCGCCCCCCGCCGTGGCCGCCGTCCGTTCGTCGGTCCGGCGGGTGCTCTCCGACCTGCCCCGGGGGACCACCGCGCTGGTGGCGTGCAGCGGCGGGGCCGACTCGCTGGCCCTGGCCGGCGCGGCGGCCTTCGAGGCGCCCAAGCTGGGGATCACGGCGGGCGGCGTCACTGTCGACCACGGGCTCCAGGAGGGTTCGGGCGATCGCGCCGAGAAAGTGGCCGAAGTACTGCGCGGGCTGGGTCTGGACCCCGTCCGGGCCGTCGCGGTGCGGGTCGGCGGGGGAGGCGGTCCCGAGGCCGCGGCCCGGCGGGCCCGTTACGACGCCCTGGACGAGGCGCTCGCCGAGCACGCCCCCGCGGTGGTCCTGCTCGGCCACACCCTCGACGATCAGGCGGAGACCGTCCTGCTCGGGCTGGCCCGCGGTTCGGGCGCCCGCTCCCTGGCCGGGATGGCCCCGCGCACCGGCGACTACCTGCGCCCGCTGTTGGACCTGGACCGCGCCACCGTCCGCGAGGCCTGCTCCCTGATGGGTCTGAGCCCGTGGGAGGACCCGCACAACCGCGACCCGCGCTTCGCCCGCTCCCGGGTGCGCCACGAGGCGCTGCCCGCCCTGGAGAGCACCCTGGGCCCGGGGATCGCGGCGGCCCTGGCCAGGACCGCCGCCCTGCTGCGTTCGGACGCCGACACCCTGGACGCGCTCGCTGACACCCTCCACGAACAGGCCCGAGAGGGCGCGGCCGACGGAAGCCTGGCCGTGGCGCCGCTGGAGCGCGCCGAACCCTCCCTGCGCACCCGTGTTCTGCGCCGCGCCGCCCTTGAGGCGGGCTGCCCGGCCGGCGCGCTGAGCGCACGCCATGTACGTGAGCTGGATCGCCTGGTCACCGCATGGCGGGGACAGGCCCACATCGACCTGCCCGCCGGGATCCGGGGGCGCCGCGCAGCAGGTCGCGTCCGCTTCGAACGCTGA
- a CDS encoding right-handed parallel beta-helix repeat-containing protein: MITVRVSKTDPAAVSSLGKAVRDHRYRANGIHLVVDPGEYVEPLVIGVQRRVVITPAEGAGTVTVVAANETNVFNVHEGGALEIHGICVRSSSAEYPPLYVQKGARLKAVDCVFTAPRRVNVVGARAEIVGCRFEDSGLLWDGSEGSVRECYFAGAVVAVQGKCAPKFSGTVFTGAHDDWHTLYVADSAPEFVDCALVDGGGVYVRDRARPEFTDLRVTGSHDWPVRVYERSKATFTRMVVEGARKKDTDAVFVHGDSEAALNDCEITGATRTGVAIEGGRLTAQGLTVTGAATDAVLVDGGEATITDLRCTRIGKAALLVADGARVTVSGMSVAESGEKERGAIAAVRSRFEVSDLRVSRWHGPMAIVVGGRGFFEDIVGHDVGSGIHSREDATLTVRGMVLRDAREDGLNILDGTEIQLHHADLSDCGEDAVYVQGGHVTLRSCTLSGSGERGVRVGEGGVAALEDTAVRDGRGDGIMVEDGGRVRLVRCTVSGNEEEGLWAAGSASVYLEESTFSGNRGGDGDQAGSSVPGAGAVQPGGGAAARGPGESAVRDRARPLESLLAELEGMVGLERVKKEIRSLVNFQLVSAKRVEAGFPALNVSRHLVFSGPSGTGKTTVARLYGEILRSLGVLGKGQLLEVSRADLVAEQPGGTARKTADLVERARGGVLFVDEAYELLDDGAGTAGARPGPEGVGGQEAVDTLIRLMKELRDEVVVVFSGRTGPMRDFLEVNPALRARVARTIEFEDYSPEQLGGIFEGMVEAQGYTLGQGTRDLLVRHFRGRPRGEVPRGEGFGNGSEARRVFEEALRAQAGRIVAGDYQTVEDLTQLRPADLEAAVASGPGGSRDGARVRALLASLDGMVGLAEAKRQVRGFADLLASARRTEGEAVPAARHLVFLGPSGTGRSTVARLYGELLAALGVLARGHLVEAGPGHLVGPPGQRGPGQVARRTRELFERARGGLLYVTDADVLTRDFTGGRGVGQDVVDTLLELMDEHRGEVVVIVSGRSREMSGFLSGSPELASRFSGTVEFAPYGREELVGVFAVMAERADLRVPEATRRALAEVVGADGGRFTEENGHRVRALFEASVTRQARRIEAAAQAGGSPDVAELQTLLPEDLPERGVGGATP; this comes from the coding sequence ATGATCACGGTCCGCGTCTCGAAGACAGACCCCGCCGCCGTTTCCTCGCTGGGGAAGGCGGTGCGGGACCACCGCTACCGGGCGAACGGGATCCACCTGGTCGTGGACCCGGGGGAGTACGTGGAGCCGCTGGTCATCGGGGTGCAGCGGCGCGTGGTCATCACCCCCGCCGAAGGTGCCGGAACGGTGACGGTCGTCGCGGCCAACGAGACCAACGTGTTCAACGTCCACGAGGGCGGCGCACTCGAGATCCACGGGATCTGCGTGCGCAGCTCCTCGGCGGAGTACCCGCCGCTGTACGTGCAGAAGGGAGCCCGGCTCAAGGCGGTCGACTGCGTCTTCACCGCGCCCAGGAGGGTCAACGTGGTGGGCGCCCGCGCGGAGATCGTCGGCTGCCGATTCGAGGACAGCGGGCTGCTGTGGGACGGCAGCGAGGGCAGCGTGCGCGAATGCTACTTCGCCGGTGCGGTGGTCGCCGTCCAGGGCAAGTGCGCGCCGAAGTTCAGCGGGACGGTCTTCACCGGGGCCCACGACGACTGGCACACCCTCTACGTCGCCGACTCCGCGCCGGAGTTCGTCGACTGCGCGCTGGTGGACGGCGGCGGGGTCTACGTGCGGGACCGGGCCCGGCCGGAGTTCACGGACCTGAGGGTGACCGGTTCCCACGACTGGCCGGTGCGGGTTTACGAGCGCTCCAAGGCGACCTTCACCCGCATGGTGGTGGAGGGTGCTCGGAAGAAGGACACGGACGCGGTCTTCGTCCACGGGGACTCCGAGGCAGCCCTGAACGACTGCGAGATCACCGGCGCCACCCGCACCGGGGTGGCGATCGAGGGCGGCAGGCTCACCGCACAGGGGCTGACGGTGACCGGCGCCGCCACCGACGCCGTTCTCGTGGACGGCGGCGAGGCGACCATCACCGATCTGCGCTGCACCCGGATCGGCAAGGCCGCGCTGCTGGTCGCCGACGGGGCCAGGGTCACCGTCTCGGGGATGTCCGTGGCTGAGAGCGGGGAGAAGGAGCGGGGCGCGATCGCCGCTGTGCGCTCCCGGTTCGAGGTGAGCGACCTACGGGTGAGCCGCTGGCACGGACCGATGGCCATCGTGGTGGGCGGCCGCGGGTTCTTCGAGGACATCGTCGGCCACGACGTGGGTTCGGGCATCCACAGCCGTGAGGACGCCACGCTCACGGTGCGCGGCATGGTGCTGCGCGACGCGCGCGAGGACGGCCTGAACATCCTCGACGGCACCGAGATCCAGCTGCACCACGCTGACCTGTCCGACTGCGGGGAGGACGCGGTCTACGTCCAGGGCGGGCACGTCACACTCCGCTCCTGCACCCTGTCCGGCAGCGGGGAGCGCGGCGTCCGGGTGGGGGAGGGCGGGGTCGCCGCCCTGGAGGACACCGCCGTCCGCGACGGCCGGGGCGACGGGATCATGGTGGAGGACGGCGGCCGGGTGCGCCTGGTGCGGTGCACCGTGTCCGGCAACGAGGAAGAGGGCCTGTGGGCCGCGGGCAGCGCGTCGGTGTACCTGGAGGAGAGCACCTTCAGCGGGAACCGGGGCGGGGACGGCGACCAGGCCGGTTCGAGCGTCCCGGGTGCGGGCGCGGTCCAGCCGGGGGGAGGCGCTGCGGCCAGGGGGCCGGGTGAGAGCGCGGTCCGGGACCGGGCGCGACCGTTGGAATCGCTGCTCGCCGAGCTGGAGGGGATGGTGGGGCTGGAGCGGGTGAAGAAGGAGATCCGTTCCCTCGTCAACTTCCAGTTGGTGAGCGCCAAGCGGGTGGAGGCGGGTTTTCCGGCGCTCAACGTCAGCCGCCACCTGGTGTTCTCGGGCCCGTCCGGGACCGGGAAGACGACCGTGGCCCGCCTCTACGGGGAGATCCTGCGTTCGCTGGGGGTGCTGGGCAAGGGGCAGCTGCTGGAGGTCTCGCGGGCGGACCTGGTGGCCGAGCAGCCCGGGGGGACGGCGCGCAAGACCGCCGATCTGGTGGAGCGGGCGCGGGGCGGGGTGTTGTTCGTGGATGAGGCCTACGAGCTCCTGGACGACGGTGCGGGTACGGCCGGTGCGCGCCCGGGCCCTGAGGGCGTCGGCGGGCAGGAGGCCGTGGACACCCTCATCAGGCTCATGAAGGAACTGCGTGACGAGGTCGTGGTGGTCTTCTCCGGGAGGACCGGGCCGATGCGGGACTTCCTCGAAGTGAACCCGGCGCTGCGGGCCCGGGTGGCGCGCACCATCGAGTTCGAGGACTACTCGCCGGAGCAGCTGGGCGGGATCTTCGAGGGGATGGTCGAGGCCCAGGGCTACACCCTGGGGCAGGGCACACGCGACCTCCTGGTCCGGCACTTCCGGGGGCGGCCGCGCGGGGAGGTTCCGCGCGGAGAGGGTTTCGGTAACGGCAGCGAGGCGCGCCGGGTGTTCGAGGAGGCGCTGCGGGCCCAGGCGGGCCGGATCGTGGCGGGCGACTACCAGACCGTGGAGGACCTCACACAGCTCCGGCCCGCCGACCTGGAGGCCGCGGTGGCCTCCGGGCCGGGCGGGTCGCGCGACGGGGCCCGGGTGCGCGCGCTGCTGGCCAGTCTGGACGGCATGGTGGGCCTGGCCGAGGCCAAACGCCAGGTGCGGGGGTTCGCGGATCTTCTGGCGTCGGCGCGGCGGACGGAGGGGGAGGCCGTGCCCGCCGCACGCCACCTGGTGTTCCTGGGACCGAGCGGGACCGGGCGGAGCACGGTGGCGCGGCTCTACGGCGAGCTGTTGGCGGCGTTGGGGGTACTGGCCCGGGGGCACCTGGTCGAGGCCGGGCCGGGGCACCTGGTGGGACCGCCGGGGCAGCGCGGGCCGGGGCAGGTGGCGCGGCGCACGCGTGAGTTGTTCGAGCGGGCACGCGGCGGGTTGCTGTACGTGACGGACGCGGATGTACTGACCAGGGACTTCACCGGGGGTCGCGGGGTCGGTCAGGACGTGGTCGACACCCTGCTCGAACTCATGGATGAGCACCGCGGTGAGGTCGTGGTGATCGTGTCCGGTCGCTCCCGGGAGATGTCCGGGTTCCTGTCGGGTAGCCCCGAGCTGGCCTCGCGGTTCTCCGGGACGGTGGAGTTCGCTCCCTACGGCCGGGAGGAGCTGGTGGGGGTCTTCGCGGTGATGGCCGAGCGGGCCGACCTCCGGGTCCCGGAAGCGACCCGGCGGGCGCTCGCGGAGGTGGTCGGGGCGGACGGCGGGCGGTTCACCGAGGAGAACGGGCACCGGGTGCGGGCGCTGTTCGAGGCGAGCGTGACCCGGCAGGCGCGGCGGATCGAGGCGGCGGCGCAGGCGGGGGGCAGCCCCGACGTGGCCGAGCTCCAGACCCTGCTGCCGGAGGACCTCCCGGAACGGGGCGTGGGGGGTGCTACGCCGTAG